The following nucleotide sequence is from Silurus meridionalis isolate SWU-2019-XX chromosome 5, ASM1480568v1, whole genome shotgun sequence.
cgaagctagaagctagccAGGTGTtatgttctacattgttgatagttttgctgatagctgtgaaaggaacagtttttaagagctcaacacaacagcttttatgatgccactttagttttttattctgaatatattattcaggttgttttgttatttatttcagaaatccttgtgatatattcagtttgtgctggtctgacttaaataaaatagtgtttaaaaattactttgtgtttagtcagttttgtgtttgtatagaccataacgcataaaagggcattaataggaacattaaagaacgttctttaaaaaagttacttttaacagtaatgcattactttttggtgtgagtaatcaacaaagtaactgagttactttttgaatgaagtaactagtaactgtaactagttactatttcttagtaactagcacaacactgcttaattgctaattatttttaattgtattacttatttattattatactaattattattaatttgttggACATTTAGTTAATTGCAGCCCTTTTCTGTTCTTTCCGTCTGCACTCCTTTTCCTAAATCTTTCGACCCCTTAGCCCCCATTAcagaccattacactcatcttTCTCTTTACCTCAGCTAAGtatattaaacaaacattttttgtcaTTGGGAGAAGTATATCATGTTTTacctttttaaattattgttataataattattatttacctctatacactgcactgtatttacattGTCACAAGCACCCAGTTAGTCAGTGaaagtatttttatataattttattcagaatcatattactatatattactattatcatagaattttatttataaacatattaCACATTGCCATAGCTGGAACCTGACAAAGATGAGTTTTTAACCCATTATCTTATTTGTGGTTTCCCAACTCTCTTGTCACTGTGTCCTTCCATTCGTCTTGGGTCATCATACTCAGAGCTGCCTTGACTATCTCTTCAAAGTCCATCACTTTATGCTGGATCTCTTCATAGTAGAGCTCCCCTGTGTATTTCCTAATATTGTTAAGTATGTACAACTTAACATGTGACCATGCGATGTTGAGAGGATTTAGATGTGCATAGTAGTCAGAGGGTGTTTGCAGCATTTTATGGCCATAGGATTCAGCCACTTTTGGACAACAGATCATTGGTAGAAACTCCACTGGGGATGAAGGATAGAGAGAATTTCCATTGTTGTCATATTTAATTTCTTCTGAATCTTCTGGGTTGACAATAACGGCACAGTTACCATAGTGGTCCGTCAACTTTGCACACAACTCTGGAAATATGGTCTCATCTGGTCTCACTGTTAAGTTACTCAAATAAGCATGCAACTTGTAGTTCCAGGGAACCCAACCACGTGCACCACCAGCATGGATAATGCTCCATATAGACTGGTATTTCTGCGTAGGACTTTGTGGATTTATAGTATTTAACATGTTTCCAGTGAGATGGCCTACATTAATTTCTGTTTTGCCCACATAAACCGGATAGAAGCCTTTGCTTTGCAATTTGTGAACCTCGCTGATGTACGCTGTGTGTCCTGATTGGCTACACATATTTCTTTGGCATATTTGTTGCACGACGTTCATCAGTTTTAGACGCATGATTGCAGAGAAACTGGTAATGGGTTATCTTCGTAGTACCTTATTAAGGTCTTCTAGCAGAAATTCGCTTGGTTACCTTATTAGTAACTCCTTTGCTTACTCTTGCAGCAAATGACTGCTGTAGAAGTTATAGAGAGCTTTTATACCTGGATGAGTagtactgtgacgtcacagaaTTTTACCTCACATTGGAATGGCTCATTTGCATGTCAGTTTTTTTCACAAACAATCTGATATAACCTTTGTTTAAACATATTACTGTATTTTACTTAGgatgaataataaattaataaatgtattaataaagcAAAATTAAATCACTGCATGTAAATACCTGACTAAGAAATGTGCTTGTTTTAGAGCTTTTTTGGGGGAGGAAAGCTTATTTTAGGCTTGTTGTCATACACTTGGTATGAGCAATGTTTTGTAGAGGAAATAATTAAAGTTACCCAAACCCATTCATTAATCCACAACtgatcccccccaaaaaaacctttttctcaCACTCAAAACAGAAACAATTAAAACCGATGGTCATAACTTATTGTTGAAATATAAAGCCCAATGTCGTGTTTGTGTTGAGAAGAGATGACGATATCATTAAAAGAGAATCGGCGGCGGGTCCACAATGAGTTTCAGCTGGTGTCTTCACCATGGCAACGCTTAATAAGGCTCATGGTAGGTACTATAGGATTTACTGCTAGATTTCACACAACAAACTGATGGCGAAATGGTATTTCTCCGAATAGAAGGGCCAAAATTAAGAAGCGAAGCCATAGCACAAATCTGCAGTCTTGTTAATTTACCGTATATTTTGACTCGAACCAACCACTCATGATGCTTTATAATTCTGAGTAGCTTACAgaataaaaagcattaaaaaagaataaaatctcctaattaaatgttaagtaatagtgcttgaagaatatttaaaatatgaataacaactgagggaaaaataaataaatacagcgtCTGTGGTGGCCAGtggcagaaaaacaaaatgtgatgGAGACATGAAACATACATCGTATTGAAATGCATCAGATGGAAAGTCGCGCTGAATGacacgaaaaaagagggaaattcgtgtccCTGAACACGAGTCAATAGATTCAATTTCGTGACTATATAACAAAATGCCGTGAGACTGGGTTGGAGGCTCAgtgcttgtttattaatattactatcAGTATCATTATTAGGTATATATGTACAACAGGTAGTTTCTACAACAGCACATACTCCACCTTGCATAGCAGTGAGTTGATTTAAAACCAAGCGATTTTGAAGGGAAGTTAATCTCAAACCACAAAGTTCCACTTTAATTCCTTGCATAATCGCTGTGGTGGCATTCATGAAAGAGATTAACTCATACCGGATTACCTCAACTTCTATAATTAGATTAACCAAACCAACAGATGGAaaaaggaatttaaaaaaattgttctgTGCTTTTCCAAAATTGATGTTCCTTAGGGACGGGATTATCTCTGGATATCGAACTAAATGATGATCTCTCTCCTAAACTCCTTTTAGGCCTTTATGACTTGTAATAGGCCTAATAATTAAGGCAGCATCCTGTAGCTGGATCAATGCGCTGTATACACCATGTGTCCGCATATCCAATACCAATCTTTGACAGCCAGAGTCCCCTGTGAACCTGGTTACTCTAGCAGTAAGCCAATATTCTGGTGAAGGATATATGTCCTGCCAGAGCCTGCCTTTCATTTTGTTGGGCAGATATACTTACACTGCAGTCCCTATTAGGATAATTAAGGGGTTGAGTTTCCGTAGTATTACAGTAAACTAATTGAATGGTTCCTACAACTTTACTTCCTCTATTCCGAGAGACACAAGAAAGATGTTTAGGTATTTGGAGTCCAATGCCtagaccaggggtggccaaccagtcagagaccaagagccacatttttttactgttttaccacaaagagccacatcatacacatgggcacacatgaacatcacccatcgcttcctcttacacacacacacacacacacacacacacacacacacacacacacacacacacacagtcagtttaaccaagtccacaatcaaaaatttaataatttacaatagcgtttttcttttactatgcatgttacttagtgggacttctGGCATTCCATGTCAGAGTGCAACTGTGATTCAGTAGCTGTGTAATGTCCGAtattctgtgttcaacagtgTGGAGGGAAAGTTGCACGTCTGATACAATGCTTTTTAGTTAGTCGTTTTCAGAAGACAAGATTTTAACAACGTCACTGAGGCATTATTTAACAAACTCCCATTTATTGTATGGCTTTTTAGCCCGTGCAATGTTCCAAGCCAAATTAAATTTTCCAAGCCAAATTTAAAGCTAAATTATTGGGAAAATTGTATCTGCTTTTCTGCCTGACTTTTCAAAGTGACCAACTTGTGCTTGTGAAGTTCAATCCCTTTTGGAAATTCCTGGTTGATGTTAGCATGGGGTGAGCTGAAGTGGCGCTGAAGATTTGAAATGCGCTAATGATGCCTGACATAAGGCAGAATGACTTGTCATTaggtttaacaaaaaaatataaactctccCACTCTGTTAAAAACGTCCTGTGTTCATCTTGATATTTTCgttttgctgtgcattttttcctgCCATTTTGAGAGCGAACTTGACACAAACTGTTTACTTAAAATTTAAGTAAACAATTTGCATTtggatgtttgtgtttgtgtttttttaatgcgtgttcgcttcgcttgagttcaatacggtattttcgtcaaatgcgcatgtgcgtgagatgaaaatactgcaaagtttcccagtaggggcaagatcatttaagtcttaaaaataccgtattgaactcaagcgaagtgaaacacaaacttcgatatgaacgtaagagccgcatgaaaccaggcaaagagccgcatgcggctcgcga
It contains:
- the LOC124385685 gene encoding uncharacterized protein C21orf140 homolog — translated: MRLKLMNVVQQICQRNMCSQSGHTAYISEVHKLQSKGFYPVYVGKTEINVGHLTGNMLNTINPQSPTQKYQSIWSIIHAGGARGWVPWNYKLHAYLSNLTVRPDETIFPELCAKLTDHYGNCAVIVNPEDSEEIKYDNNGNSLYPSSPVEFLPMICCPKVAESYGHKMLQTPSDYYAHLNPLNIAWSHVKLYILNNIRKYTGELYYEEIQHKVMDFEEIVKAALSMMTQDEWKDTVTRELGNHK